A single genomic interval of Parvularcula marina harbors:
- a CDS encoding carboxymuconolactone decarboxylase family protein codes for MKDFPSIAEDLHKGMEALAAGSPGTMTAFSGLMAETASKEGTTLSIKTKELIALAIAISLRCDGCIAHHAHSVLEQGTSRDELIEAIGVAILMGGGPSVVYGVEALQAYDQFVSKAS; via the coding sequence ATGAAGGACTTCCCATCTATTGCCGAAGATCTGCACAAGGGCATGGAGGCGCTAGCGGCAGGATCGCCCGGCACGATGACGGCCTTTTCCGGCCTGATGGCGGAAACCGCCAGCAAGGAAGGCACAACCCTCAGCATCAAGACCAAAGAGCTGATTGCGCTCGCTATCGCGATCTCGCTTCGCTGCGATGGGTGCATTGCGCATCATGCGCATTCGGTTCTCGAACAGGGCACGAGCCGCGACGAACTTATCGAAGCCATCGGGGTCGCCATCCTGATGGGCGGCGGCCCCTCCGTCGTCTACGGTGTTGAGGCGCTGCAGGCCTATGACCAGTTTGTCAGCAAGGCCAGCTAG